Proteins from one Hydrogenophaga sp. SL48 genomic window:
- a CDS encoding TadE/TadG family type IV pilus assembly protein: MHARRFRHPAAARQRGAVAIMLGLTLAVLIGFAGLALDLGRFFIIKTELQNAMDACALAASTQLRPGQSDPNALDRAIAYGRVFTTGGVSVNPLEGNIDAIRNRVNFQTDTVNVQTENITFSEDLAGPYVAQASADPNTAAFVQCSLPLTDIPVFFMRVLNPLLTTQTVSARAVATLASSASACAIPVAACRSATGTAANNFGLSVGQWLIPPAGPGSPYGTGNFGWIDFTPPAGGASELASLLSGTGQCNASVGDEVGESGMVASAESHWNSRFGLYRPGAGNPQQASSPPDFTGYGYTLSNWPAGANAYAGVQAGVPNYRTALAGTMPYQVSPPNPYNRLTQAQHASQGRHRRVQVAPVVDCSAFDGYPVIEGWACVLMLNPMLGSSPVPAMEFLGLSTSPGSPCATNGEPGTFGPLVPQLVQ, translated from the coding sequence ATGCACGCAAGACGCTTCCGCCACCCCGCCGCTGCCCGCCAGCGCGGCGCGGTCGCGATCATGCTGGGCCTCACGCTGGCGGTGCTGATCGGGTTCGCCGGCCTGGCCCTCGACCTGGGGCGGTTCTTCATCATCAAGACCGAGCTGCAGAACGCGATGGACGCTTGTGCGCTCGCCGCCTCGACGCAGCTGCGCCCGGGCCAGAGCGACCCCAACGCGCTCGACCGCGCGATCGCCTACGGACGGGTGTTCACGACCGGCGGGGTGAGCGTCAACCCGCTGGAGGGCAACATCGACGCGATCCGGAACCGGGTGAACTTCCAGACCGACACGGTCAATGTGCAGACCGAGAACATCACCTTCTCCGAGGACCTGGCCGGCCCCTATGTGGCGCAGGCGTCGGCCGACCCGAACACCGCTGCTTTCGTGCAGTGCAGTCTGCCGCTGACCGACATCCCGGTGTTCTTCATGCGGGTGCTCAACCCGCTGCTGACCACGCAGACGGTGTCGGCGCGCGCGGTGGCCACGCTGGCGTCGTCGGCCTCGGCCTGTGCGATTCCGGTGGCCGCCTGCAGGTCGGCGACCGGAACGGCGGCCAACAACTTCGGACTGAGTGTCGGGCAATGGCTGATCCCCCCCGCCGGCCCGGGCTCCCCCTACGGTACCGGCAACTTCGGCTGGATCGACTTCACCCCGCCGGCCGGTGGCGCCTCGGAACTGGCCTCCCTGCTCTCGGGAACGGGTCAGTGCAATGCCTCCGTGGGCGACGAGGTCGGCGAGTCGGGCATGGTGGCGTCGGCCGAATCCCACTGGAACTCGCGTTTCGGCCTGTACCGTCCCGGCGCCGGCAACCCGCAACAGGCGAGCTCACCACCGGACTTCACCGGTTACGGCTACACCCTGTCGAACTGGCCGGCGGGCGCCAACGCCTACGCGGGCGTGCAGGCCGGGGTGCCCAACTACCGCACGGCGCTCGCGGGCACCATGCCCTACCAGGTGAGTCCGCCCAACCCCTACAACCGCCTCACGCAGGCGCAGCACGCGTCCCAGGGTCGGCACCGGCGGGTGCAGGTGGCGCCGGTGGTGGACTGCAGCGCCTTTGACGGTTACCCGGTGATCGAGGGCTGGGCCTGCGTGCTCATGCTCAACCCCATGCTGGGCAGTTCACCGGTGCCGGCGATGGAGTTCCTGGGGCTGAGCACATCCCCGGGCAGCCCTTGCGCCACCAACGGCGAGCCCGGCACCTTCGGCCCCCTGGTGCCCCAACTGGTGCAATGA
- a CDS encoding prepilin peptidase yields the protein MTIDIAPGHWQVGGLSLLALCLALAALSDARQRRIPNALVLVALLAGLLWNAFGPQPFSQNPGLFSPYPGALGVGSGLLGALVALLLFLPFHVLRVLGAGDVKLFAAVGAFAGPAASVNLALCVLVAGGLLALARMAVARNARLVMQNTLASLGQLLPGSAGSFDARTQTAWRMPYAVAIAGGVAGYAAWTLSGRAPLIAFG from the coding sequence ATGACCATCGACATCGCACCTGGCCATTGGCAGGTAGGGGGTTTGAGCCTGCTGGCGCTGTGTCTCGCGCTGGCCGCGCTCTCCGACGCGCGGCAACGCCGCATCCCGAACGCACTGGTGCTGGTGGCCTTGCTGGCCGGTCTGCTGTGGAACGCCTTCGGTCCGCAACCCTTCAGCCAGAACCCCGGCCTGTTCTCTCCCTACCCCGGTGCCCTCGGCGTGGGGTCCGGTCTGCTGGGCGCGCTGGTGGCGCTGCTGCTCTTTCTTCCCTTCCATGTCCTGCGCGTCCTGGGCGCCGGTGACGTGAAGCTGTTTGCCGCCGTCGGTGCCTTCGCCGGCCCGGCCGCGAGCGTGAACCTGGCCTTGTGCGTGCTGGTGGCCGGTGGCCTGCTGGCGCTGGCCCGGATGGCCGTGGCGCGCAACGCCCGCCTGGTGATGCAGAACACGCTGGCCTCGCTGGGGCAGCTGCTGCCGGGCTCGGCCGGCTCCTTTGACGCCCGCACCCAGACCGCCTGGCGCATGCCCTACGCCGTGGCCATCGCCGGTGGCGTCGCCGGCTACGCCGCCTGGACCCTCTCGGGTCGGGCCCCCCTGATCGCGTTCGGTTGA
- a CDS encoding TadE/TadG family type IV pilus assembly protein, translated as MIQPTRLSASRRLGQRGVAAVEFAIVSLVFFTLLLGIMEFGRWLFLLNGANEATRLGARLAVVCSIDDDESHLTGIRARMSAMTGGGIAADRMVLDYEPTSCTTDTCRTVTARIVDADFTPLIPFFGLPLPIPEFPTSLPREYMNSTGNPVCP; from the coding sequence ATGATCCAGCCAACCCGCCTGTCTGCCAGCCGCCGCCTCGGGCAGCGCGGCGTGGCCGCCGTCGAGTTCGCCATCGTTTCGCTGGTGTTCTTCACGCTGCTGCTGGGCATCATGGAGTTCGGTCGCTGGCTGTTCCTGCTCAACGGCGCCAACGAGGCCACGCGCCTGGGCGCGCGGCTGGCCGTGGTGTGCAGCATCGACGACGACGAAAGCCACCTCACCGGCATCCGCGCCCGCATGAGCGCGATGACCGGCGGCGGCATTGCGGCCGACCGCATGGTGCTGGACTACGAGCCAACCAGTTGCACCACCGACACCTGCCGCACGGTGACCGCCCGCATCGTGGACGCGGATTTCACGCCCCTGATTCCGTTCTTTGGCCTGCCGCTGCCGATCCCCGAGTTCCCGACCAGCCTGCCGCGCGAGTACATGAACAGCACCGGCAACCCGGTGTGTCCCTGA
- the cpaB gene encoding Flp pilus assembly protein CpaB: MQSKRAIFMLLLSLVAGAAAVVLAARWLGQQASGDRTQVLVATRDLDLGQGITAEMLQPVAWPTDNVPTGAFTDPKLLEGRVVRNPMFKGEPVLEPKLAPVGTKAGLDSIIKPGHRAISVKVNEVVGVAGFLAPGSYVDLLVNIRDDRETAVSRVVLERIMVLAVAQEARRPDENKPKVVNAVTLEVTPDQAEKIDLARNVGTLSLMLRNQVDTKDDVNTVGVRREDLFGDAKPTPAPVVAAAPVRRAAPRPAPRPAPAAAPAAPPVATVEVIRGTQKSSASF; the protein is encoded by the coding sequence ATGCAAAGCAAACGGGCGATTTTCATGTTGCTGTTGTCCTTGGTGGCGGGCGCGGCGGCGGTCGTGCTGGCCGCCCGATGGCTGGGGCAGCAGGCCAGTGGCGACCGGACGCAGGTGCTGGTGGCCACCCGCGACCTCGACCTGGGGCAGGGGATCACGGCCGAGATGCTGCAGCCCGTCGCCTGGCCCACCGACAACGTGCCGACCGGTGCGTTCACCGACCCCAAGCTGCTCGAAGGCCGGGTGGTGCGCAACCCGATGTTCAAGGGCGAGCCGGTGCTGGAGCCCAAGCTGGCGCCCGTGGGCACCAAGGCGGGGCTGGACTCCATCATCAAGCCCGGCCACCGCGCGATCTCGGTCAAGGTCAACGAGGTGGTCGGCGTGGCCGGTTTCCTGGCGCCCGGGAGCTACGTGGACCTGCTGGTCAACATCCGCGACGACCGCGAGACGGCGGTGTCCCGCGTGGTGCTGGAACGCATCATGGTGCTGGCGGTGGCGCAGGAAGCCCGCCGTCCCGACGAGAACAAGCCCAAGGTGGTGAACGCCGTGACGCTGGAGGTCACGCCCGACCAGGCCGAGAAGATCGACCTGGCGCGCAACGTCGGCACGCTCTCGCTGATGCTGCGCAACCAGGTGGACACCAAGGACGATGTCAACACCGTCGGCGTGCGCCGCGAAGACCTGTTTGGCGACGCCAAGCCGACCCCCGCGCCAGTGGTCGCTGCGGCGCCGGTGCGCCGTGCCGCACCCCGCCCGGCGCCCCGCCCGGCACCGGCGGCCGCTCCCGCCGCCCCGCCCGTCGCCACCGTCGAGGTGATCCGGGGCACCCAGAAATCTTCCGCCAGTTTCTAA
- a CDS encoding TadE family protein — MARAHQTQRGAIAVEFAIVLLPMLILCFGITELGRALYLYNGLVKASRGAARHLSQQNLASPPAGFTADGLRLNARSLALCGAFDCADRPPLVPNLTLAMISVCDPVLCPTTHANISTGQGTTSLVTVTIGAGDNRYPFTSVVPWVVPSINYSPVGITMAASTN, encoded by the coding sequence ATGGCACGCGCACACCAGACCCAACGGGGCGCGATCGCGGTGGAGTTCGCCATCGTGCTGCTGCCCATGCTGATCCTGTGTTTCGGCATCACCGAGCTGGGCCGGGCGCTGTACCTCTACAACGGCCTGGTCAAGGCCTCCCGGGGCGCTGCGCGCCACCTCTCGCAGCAGAACCTCGCCAGCCCACCCGCCGGCTTCACGGCCGATGGCCTGCGCCTCAACGCGCGTTCGCTGGCGCTGTGCGGTGCCTTCGATTGCGCGGACCGGCCGCCGCTGGTGCCCAACCTGACGCTGGCCATGATCAGCGTCTGCGACCCCGTGCTGTGTCCGACGACCCACGCCAACATCTCGACCGGCCAGGGCACGACCAGCCTGGTCACCGTGACGATCGGTGCCGGCGACAACCGCTACCCCTTCACGTCCGTCGTGCCCTGGGTGGTGCCCAGCATCAACTACTCGCCGGTGGGCATCACCATGGCGGCGAGCACCAATTGA
- a CDS encoding type II and III secretion system protein family protein: MNTPLLRVLSLALTTAGLLAPGLAQAQTAVTRGVTTTRVAAPPPASADISTDLATVGPSMDLTVGKSTLLRMPTEVTRISLGNPTVADVTLISPTELYLLGKAYGSTNLIVWRKGAGATAIDVNVNIDFKRMQAKLRELLPAETGIQVRPAADSVILSGTVSSAVKSMAAEEIANAFVRDVNKSLVMPVVAGDNRAESGTKLSVSTSGGGSGVSAAARTAGARVVNLLGVAEAQQVMLEVTVAEVSKKLLDKMGVNLLSSRTNNNWTYTLGGVFGGDGRGLLGAVKDMGHTTINIDAEKSDGLVKILAEPNLVAISGQEASFLAGGKIFIPVARSNEATGGTTITLEEKEYGVGVKFTPTVLEGGRIHLKVAPEVSELSQTGTPFTTVAGVTSILPSFTTRRASTTVQLMDGQSLAIAGLIKNNARQALDAVPGLGEVPVLGALFRSNEFQGDRSELMFVITPRLVKQLDPGYALPTDSYKPPNRGEFFFGNQMEGSGRSDMAPGRPAPQGAGHLEVK; the protein is encoded by the coding sequence ATGAACACCCCACTGCTGCGCGTTCTCAGTCTCGCCCTGACCACGGCCGGCCTGCTGGCCCCGGGGCTGGCACAGGCCCAGACCGCCGTCACCCGCGGCGTCACCACCACCCGCGTGGCCGCGCCACCGCCGGCGTCGGCCGACATCAGCACCGACCTCGCCACCGTCGGCCCCTCGATGGACCTGACCGTCGGCAAGTCCACCCTGCTGCGCATGCCCACCGAGGTCACCCGCATTTCGCTGGGCAATCCCACCGTCGCCGACGTCACCCTGATCAGCCCGACCGAGCTGTACCTGCTGGGCAAGGCCTATGGCTCGACCAACCTCATCGTCTGGCGCAAGGGCGCGGGCGCGACGGCCATCGACGTCAATGTCAACATCGACTTCAAGCGCATGCAGGCCAAGCTGCGCGAGCTGCTGCCCGCCGAAACCGGCATCCAGGTGCGCCCGGCGGCCGACTCGGTGATCCTCTCGGGCACCGTCTCCAGCGCGGTCAAGTCGATGGCGGCCGAGGAGATCGCCAACGCCTTCGTGCGCGATGTCAACAAGAGCCTGGTGATGCCCGTGGTGGCCGGCGACAACCGCGCCGAGTCGGGCACCAAGCTGTCTGTGTCCACCAGCGGCGGCGGCTCGGGGGTGTCGGCGGCGGCGCGCACGGCGGGCGCCCGCGTCGTCAACCTGCTGGGCGTGGCCGAGGCGCAGCAGGTGATGCTGGAGGTCACGGTGGCCGAGGTGTCGAAGAAGCTGCTGGACAAGATGGGTGTGAACCTGCTGTCTTCGCGCACCAACAACAACTGGACCTACACCCTCGGTGGCGTGTTCGGCGGTGACGGCCGTGGCCTGCTCGGCGCGGTCAAGGACATGGGCCACACCACCATCAACATCGACGCCGAAAAGAGCGACGGCCTGGTCAAGATCCTGGCCGAGCCCAACCTGGTCGCGATCAGTGGCCAGGAGGCCAGCTTCCTGGCCGGCGGCAAGATCTTCATCCCGGTGGCACGCAGCAACGAAGCCACCGGCGGCACCACGATCACGCTGGAAGAAAAGGAATACGGCGTCGGCGTCAAGTTCACGCCCACCGTGCTGGAGGGGGGCCGCATCCACCTCAAGGTGGCGCCTGAGGTGTCGGAACTCTCGCAGACCGGCACACCGTTCACCACGGTGGCGGGCGTGACCTCGATCCTGCCGAGCTTCACCACCCGCCGCGCCTCGACCACGGTGCAGCTGATGGACGGGCAGAGCCTGGCCATCGCCGGCCTGATCAAGAACAACGCCCGCCAGGCGCTGGACGCCGTGCCCGGGCTGGGCGAGGTGCCGGTGCTGGGTGCCCTGTTCCGCAGCAACGAATTCCAGGGCGACCGCAGCGAGCTGATGTTCGTGATCACGCCGCGCCTGGTCAAACAGCTCGACCCGGGTTACGCGCTGCCGACCGACAGCTACAAGCCGCCCAACCGGGGCGAGTTCTTCTTCGGCAACCAGATGGAAGGCAGTGGCCGGTCCGACATGGCGCCGGGCCGTCCCGCACCCCAGGGCGCCGGCCACCTCGAAGTGAAATAA
- a CDS encoding AAA family ATPase encodes MTTKFSLICATAEQRQRVLNECASPSGVEITVHVGGARNALAVMQKEQPDVLLLDLDQPDESAYELIDAATQRVPGVMVLLVTADASMNALKRAMRAGVRDVLEAPLTSDTLKLAQDYLRDAQANSSRFSDRSGEVHAFLSAKGGCGATFLATNLGYLLAKSGRRVLLIDLNLYFGDAATYLTDRKAPASVVDLARQAHRMDAALLDASVLKVRENLDLLVAPELPYQLEGVTADNVAAMIRLAHTEYDFILLDLGRTLDPATIKALDMADRVVLIVEQTLPALKDARRMVTVFDELSYGKDKLRLVINGYSKSALIRTEDVEKTIGLKVTRHIPASEEAVLNAINRGDPLPRISPRDPVSRALQQWAQDVSPAHVRPEKSWFATLTGGM; translated from the coding sequence ATGACCACCAAGTTCTCTCTGATCTGTGCCACCGCTGAACAACGCCAGCGGGTGTTGAACGAATGCGCCAGCCCGTCCGGGGTGGAGATCACGGTGCATGTGGGGGGGGCCCGCAATGCGCTGGCGGTGATGCAGAAAGAGCAGCCCGACGTGCTGCTGCTGGACCTGGATCAGCCCGACGAATCGGCCTACGAGCTGATCGACGCGGCCACACAACGGGTTCCGGGCGTGATGGTGCTGCTGGTGACGGCCGACGCGTCGATGAACGCGCTCAAGCGCGCGATGCGGGCCGGGGTCCGCGACGTGCTGGAAGCGCCGCTGACGTCCGACACGCTGAAGCTGGCGCAGGACTACCTGCGGGATGCCCAGGCGAACTCGTCGCGCTTCTCCGATCGCTCCGGCGAGGTGCATGCCTTCCTGTCGGCCAAGGGGGGCTGCGGCGCCACCTTCCTGGCGACGAACCTGGGCTACCTGCTGGCCAAGAGCGGCCGCCGGGTGCTGCTGATCGACCTCAACCTGTACTTCGGCGATGCCGCCACCTACCTGACCGACCGCAAGGCGCCGGCCAGTGTGGTGGACCTGGCGCGGCAGGCGCACCGGATGGACGCCGCGCTGCTCGATGCCAGCGTGCTCAAGGTGCGCGAGAACCTGGACTTGCTGGTCGCGCCCGAGTTGCCGTACCAGCTGGAGGGCGTGACCGCGGACAACGTGGCCGCCATGATCCGGCTGGCGCACACCGAGTACGACTTCATCCTGCTGGACCTGGGGCGCACCCTGGACCCGGCCACGATCAAGGCCCTGGACATGGCCGACCGTGTGGTGCTGATCGTGGAGCAGACCCTGCCGGCGCTCAAGGACGCCCGCCGGATGGTCACCGTGTTCGACGAGCTGAGCTATGGCAAAGACAAGTTGCGGCTGGTGATCAACGGGTATTCCAAGAGCGCGCTGATCCGCACCGAGGATGTCGAGAAGACCATCGGCCTCAAGGTCACCCGGCACATTCCGGCCAGCGAAGAGGCGGTGCTCAACGCGATCAACCGGGGCGACCCGCTGCCGCGCATCAGCCCCCGCGACCCCGTTTCGCGTGCCCTCCAGCAGTGGGCACAGGATGTGTCTCCGGCCCATGTCCGGCCGGAAAAGAGCTGGTTTGCCACCCTGACCGGCGGCATGTGA
- a CDS encoding ATP-binding protein, whose protein sequence is MTELAQPSPSLLLKSAPVDTFGDGPDVAGLPASFLVDLALRHLSRKGELKLYALAQALGLGVTAIDGLLAQMRTLALVEVPRRGTLEGDISYTLTDLGHRRARIAFDRCQYLGPAPVPLGEYVAQVREQDTQLLPVRELRLRAVLASMVLPAALLPSLGSAMNSGKAIYLHGASGTGKTFLAEHLVRTLEGQIWVPHAICVDGEVVQVFDPLVHREARDDAVAVLGRGLQRDLSSDGRWVRCERPVVIVGGELILDTLDLAYDPHTRVHTAPPQLKANNGIFVVDDLGRQRVSPTELMNRWIVPLDRHVDHLTLSTGTKFSVPFDVRVIFSSNLPPDSLVDPAFARRLGYKIQIEPLDMESYREVVAQACARAGVPEHPAGVAHLIHTLHPRHGQPYLPCIPYDVVSKIADLARYRQRPPRLTPEALDWAWHNYFGLPALDAPAHDRPLSGE, encoded by the coding sequence ATGACCGAACTTGCCCAGCCCTCGCCCTCGCTGCTGCTGAAGTCGGCGCCGGTCGACACCTTCGGCGACGGCCCCGATGTGGCCGGTCTGCCCGCCAGCTTCCTGGTGGACCTGGCGCTGCGCCACCTCTCGCGCAAGGGCGAGCTCAAGCTCTATGCGCTGGCACAGGCGCTGGGCCTGGGCGTGACGGCGATCGACGGTCTGCTGGCACAGATGCGCACGCTGGCGCTGGTCGAGGTGCCGCGCCGCGGCACGCTGGAGGGCGACATCAGCTACACGCTGACCGACCTGGGCCATCGGCGCGCGCGCATCGCCTTCGACCGCTGCCAGTACCTCGGTCCGGCGCCGGTGCCGCTGGGCGAGTACGTGGCCCAGGTGCGCGAGCAGGACACGCAGCTCTTGCCGGTGCGCGAGCTGCGCCTGCGCGCGGTGCTGGCCAGCATGGTGCTGCCCGCCGCGCTGCTGCCCAGCCTGGGCAGCGCGATGAATTCGGGCAAGGCGATCTACCTGCACGGCGCCAGCGGCACCGGCAAGACCTTTCTGGCCGAGCACCTGGTGCGCACGCTGGAGGGCCAGATCTGGGTGCCGCACGCGATCTGTGTGGACGGCGAGGTGGTGCAGGTGTTTGACCCGCTCGTGCACCGCGAGGCCCGCGACGATGCCGTGGCGGTGCTCGGCCGTGGCCTGCAGCGCGACCTCTCCAGCGACGGGCGCTGGGTGCGCTGCGAGCGGCCGGTGGTGATCGTCGGTGGCGAGCTCATTCTGGACACCCTGGACCTGGCCTACGACCCCCACACCCGTGTGCACACCGCACCGCCCCAGCTCAAGGCCAACAACGGCATCTTCGTGGTCGACGACCTGGGCCGCCAGCGCGTGAGCCCGACCGAGCTGATGAACCGCTGGATCGTGCCGCTGGACCGCCATGTGGACCACCTGACGCTCAGCACCGGCACCAAGTTTTCGGTGCCCTTCGATGTGCGGGTGATCTTCTCCAGCAACCTGCCGCCCGACAGCCTGGTCGACCCCGCGTTCGCGCGCCGCCTGGGCTACAAGATTCAGATCGAGCCCCTGGACATGGAGAGTTACCGCGAGGTGGTGGCCCAGGCCTGTGCCCGAGCCGGCGTACCCGAGCACCCGGCCGGGGTGGCGCACCTGATCCACACCCTGCACCCGCGCCACGGTCAGCCCTACCTGCCGTGCATTCCCTACGACGTGGTCAGCAAGATCGCCGATCTGGCGCGCTACCGCCAGCGCCCCCCGCGGCTCACGCCCGAGGCCCTTGACTGGGCCTGGCACAACTATTTCGGTCTGCCGGCGCTGGACGCCCCGGCCCATGACCGGCCCCTTTCAGGAGAGTGA
- a CDS encoding Flp family type IVb pilin gives MTRRSSGSRQRQKGVSAIEYGLLAALIALVAIVGIGALGSANGAGWDAWVAQVVAVIAGL, from the coding sequence ATGACCAGGCGATCCAGCGGTTCCCGCCAACGCCAAAAAGGCGTCAGTGCCATTGAGTACGGCCTGCTGGCCGCACTGATTGCCTTGGTGGCCATCGTGGGCATCGGCGCACTCGGCAGTGCCAACGGGGCAGGGTGGGACGCCTGGGTGGCCCAGGTGGTGGCGGTGATCGCAGGCCTCTGA
- a CDS encoding Flp family type IVb pilin, with amino-acid sequence MKNFLNASRRFLRDEEGVTAIEYGLIAALIAVVIIVGAGLVGTNLNTLFTGISGCLETPATGAICG; translated from the coding sequence ATGAAGAACTTCTTGAATGCAAGCCGCCGTTTTCTGCGTGACGAAGAGGGCGTCACCGCCATCGAATACGGCCTGATCGCGGCGCTGATCGCGGTCGTGATCATCGTCGGTGCGGGGCTGGTGGGGACCAACCTCAACACCCTCTTCACCGGCATCTCTGGCTGTCTGGAGACCCCGGCGACAGGCGCCATCTGTGGTTGA